In the Zingiber officinale cultivar Zhangliang chromosome 5A, Zo_v1.1, whole genome shotgun sequence genome, GACGGCGCAGGGTGGCGCGGCGGTGGATCGGAGAGCGGAGAAGCGAACGACGGGGAGGCGGCACTTGACGACGGCGGGGGAAATGAGGGAGTCGCTGAGGTGGACGGAGTGCCCGAACGGGTTGAGGCTGTCGGCGATGGAGGAGGAAGGGGGCCATGAGgcgaggccaaggaagaagagcGCGGCGGAGACGGCGAGCTTGAGGCGTTCGAGCAGGAAAAGGACGATCGCGACGGGGAGC is a window encoding:
- the LOC121983381 gene encoding brassinosteroid-responsive RING protein 1-like produces the protein MGFPSVCYAVILPLPVAIVLFLLERLKLAVSAALFFLGLASWPPSSSIADSLNPFGHSVHLSDSLISPAVVKCRLPVVRFSALRSTAAPPCAVCLAALEPRDEVRQLGNCAHLFHKACIDKWVDVGQITCPLCRALLLPGPHQHLPEEVSPGYHSIG